Within Crassostrea angulata isolate pt1a10 chromosome 2, ASM2561291v2, whole genome shotgun sequence, the genomic segment CCAGAGCGTGCTGTTTGATGCTCCTTGCTTAAAAAACAGTGATATAAGCTTTTTGAAATTTCCGTTCGATCTATACACAGCAGCCAAAACAAAATCAGAGCAAGATATCCttaaccttgacctttgacccaaTCTTACCAAAATCACACTCAGGGAGTCCGTATCCCTTCCATACATGTGATACCAGAACGTCAAGCATTCGGGTTCTACGCTGTTGGTAAAATCCGAGGACACCAGAATGCCCTCATCTTTTTTCTGATGGTCAGAGGattcaagatacatgtaataccctCCAGGACCTATATGAATTCATTCGAAAAAAAAGTAGATTAAATGATCAATTATTCCCAAAATACCAAATCACAGTGGCTTCGGAGACAAATTGAAAGTGGATTGGTGGGGGCGGGGGAGGGGCGCTAGAGGCTTATGAGAAATTTgataagccaaaaaaaaaagtataaaaaaagtttttggatATGGTTATGTTTAACTTTGCAAGACAGCAACCCCTCCCCTCCACCCGCGGTTCTGATGCTTTTGAACCAAATGGTTAGGAATAATTCAACTTTAACGACTTAGATATATGGAAAAGAAAATTATGTGCCTAAAACGGAACTTCTGGTGGTTTGTTTTCTTACTTCCGCCAATCGTGTGGTCCGATGACGGGCCTGTCATGGCGGTCAGTGTGTTGCCTTGGTAACGGGCCAGATCAAAGTCATCACCCCTTCCTTGAGTCCAAGAACAGAGGTCTTTTTCGAAATCACAATCCAGGGGGTCATCTCCTGTCATGCGAATCAGAATTTGATGAAGTTAGAAACTTATAGTTATTGACtgtcaaaaaaataatcaatatgcATAGTTTTTATTCAAGTTgcacaaaataaagaatatgaAATATGTTAAACTGATCAACTCGTCTCATTTCTATTGATTGTCTATACTGTTCAATTTACAGATATCTTGTATGTCAAGGATTCTTGAAGTCTTGTATGTTAATCTCTGGGAGAAGAGAATTCTCGACACTCATCTGATGAAAACTATGCTTAATGAACTGGATGTAATTAGtcctacaattttttttgtttcgaACATGATTTCATACGACTGTAATGGGTAGTTATAATTATTGATGTTGATCACACTGGCTCATTTACCTGATGTCACTTGTAAATCAAAGCTTCCTTGTACTGTTACCGTTTTTCCTGTTTCATCAACAACATATGCATTGCATCTAAACAAcgtcaaaacaaaaaattcaatacatattGAGTAATCATGTGTTTGCTCAAACCTCTGGAAAAATTAATACTTTCTATGATGATGTTCGTCCCGTGACGTCAAGAAAAATACAGTACCAGACCGAAATGCACATGATGTGATTTATTCacctttttttaaacttcaaaggTGAGAGGTTAAGATTCATAACAAAAATTCTGAGAACCACTTACTTTTCGTTTTGGATCATAACGACGGGGAatcttatattaattttaaccGATTCATTAATAATCTACCTGTATACACCAACGTCACTGGGGTACACTTCAGGTAAGATGAGGTGATTTCCTTCTCGGGGCATGCGCACTGGTAGTTGACTAGATCCGTCTTTGGTCCAGGTGACGTTTACTAGAGTTCCGTTTCCGGTGGGACATGTCATCCTGATGCGATCCAAGATTCCACTCTGTATAACGTTGTTTCTGTGTTTTGGAGCTGAAGTATTGAACGACTGACTCATTGAActtaatgtttgaaaaataaactaaGACGGTTAAAAGAATCACAAAAAACAATATGTTGAAAGGTGAAACTGTTTGGATGCCGAAACTTATAACACAGTACCACTTCACTATCAGTTCGCGTCTATAGATTTATCGGAAACGTGCACAGTTAGATCCGCATATCTATGCATTCCGCCGAAGGTCACGTGCTCAGTCTACACACGTGCAAAGTCTACATTACGAGTTAGACTTACTGGCAGTTAAGCAGACATAGCCCGTTAACAAGCTCCAAacaatttgcaaataaaatacatcaaaacGATTATCTGCAGAGAAGAAGCTGCAGTCAAGATGCACTTTTATCATTGCTTTTAACAGTAGGTTTGTGTATCTTACAAACCTTTACACAGACACTTTGGGTCCAATCCTTTCCCCGGGGGTCCTCGCGGGCCAGCGTCACCCTTATCACCCGGGAGTCCTGGGGACCCTGTAGATAAACGCATAAGTCTGTAAAACCGATAGACCTATTAACCTATGCTActaaataaaatctttatgaAATCTATATTTTGTTGCCATTCTCAAAATGATGAGAaatgagaaagagagaaagagagagagagaaagaaagaaaaagagtcGTCCTACCTTTGGGTCCTGTCACCCCCTTAATACCAGCTTCACCTGGCTCACCCTGATCACCTGGAAGTCCGGATGTTCCACTTGTTCCATTCTCGCCAGAAGGTCCGGGATCTCCGGGATTACCCTTGTTTCCAATTGACCCAGAGTTTCCCTTAGGGCCCTGAAATCAGACAGCGATTGCAAATCATGAATCATCGATTCCCAATTTAAAGTGGATGGCGgaagatttcatattttttttttaccgagaactttattaaattttgtaccTTGTTACCAATATCACCCTTTTCGCCAACGGGTCCCATATCTCCACGAAGACCCAAATCCCCCTTTTCTCCCGGAAGTCCATGGTCTCCTTTACTTCCGGGTAAACCGGAAGTGCCTTGTTGTGGTTGAGGTCCAGGATCTCCTTTCTCCCCCATTATACCTGCAATATTAACATTTAACGCTCATCAAGTAAGCGGGTTGCATGGTAAACGTTTCTATCAGGCGATTTGTACCAACTTTTAGCATTTATTGATATTGTAACTTTTTagattttacaaatattttacctttcaCACCGGATGTTCCAATGTCTCCTTTTTCACCTTTAAAAGGAGAAATATCGAGAAGATCATATAATGAAGTAACACGAAAAATACCTTGACAAAAGTTTAAAGATGACAATTGTTTTCAtcaagaaaaaagtaaaactatGATACCAAGAGGCGTTACCATATACACACAGTCTTGTATTATTGATGCAATGTTGTTCAAGAACCAATTCCTGCAAAACAACATATATTCtatagattttatttcatatagagacatttctatatatttttttggtctATGTATGACTTCTTGAAAGAATAATTAAAGCAGAGGCGCGAAAAAGCAACAGATTGCTAGTAATGAGTATCAGATGCACACTTTTTCAACAACAACCCCTATTACAACGGGGCTGTTTTTTGGCTTTGTATATACCTGATAAAACCTACACACAGCGCCAAATGACCAGAGACCATAGAGGTTTTAagtacatttgattttttaaaattacattttaattttttaacaacagATTTCAGAGGTTCGGCGCATCATAGAGAATGCATTTAGCATCCCGGCTCATCGCTGACAGATCcttgtgaccgcgtagatttcaCGGTGCTAGGGAATCCGTCTGGAGCTGTATATCCGCCGTGTTCAGTACGgacgggtgagggaatgttggcgtcgAAGGTATAAGTATACAGTATAAGGTTtaggcgcgctgtgggccgtaaggtaaaaacgaagggtaggtttgccgtattcccaaaggtccaccagtatacagttccagagaaataaaccaattgatgaaggattccgtatttattatcaatcgaatttaaaagatgaataataacaaacaaacaagcgACACAGACGGAAGTGGCCGGTATAATGCGTCAGGCCTCCGAACTGAAGATTGACAAATACGATTCAGTATATATAAGAATCTAAACAATGAGTAAAGGTGACAATTTGATGACATCAAATGAATTGAGTGAAAGATTCACGGGTATTAGGTAATTAGAttaactcaatgagtctttgatggcCAAGACATGAAAGGCATATAATTACGCAATGTTGTTTCAAGAGATTAGCAGTTCTTGGGAGAAACATCTGTCTGATTTgtaataacaattaaataaagaGTCTGCCGAGTGTCAATGGCTAATTcactttgtaaacattaaattctaagaatatatgataaaataaatgttgtatttgaaaagtaaagtccgaaataaagataattataGAACAGTCAATTTTGCACTGTGATAATATTCCCCCCCCCGCTCCGGTAAAACACGTCCTCGTGTTTAAAAGGAACTGTCAACGGTAGAAGTGTCCGATCCCATAGTGTCCGTTGTAACCGTTGCTATGGTTGGGGTATAACTGGTTTCGCAAGTCACAGATTTATTTGCGGTGTTGAGATATGActtgttttaaatcaaaatttgtttgatgtaaATCTTCGATATCTTCCATCTGATGTTGAATAGTTTGATCTTGGTGATAAATATCATCACGAAGGTCATCTATGATGTGTTCTTGCTCGGATAAAGAATATTCTAAATCGGAATTTCGAATGTTCAAGTCAGAGATGTCTTTTTCTTGGTCCTGAAAAATATGAAGTTGCTGATGATTTTTCTGGATTAGCGCTTGAATTTCTTCGGAtgccattttgtttatttctttaaatgcgTCCAGTTTTGTCTGTAGCTGTCATATTTCTTCTCGGGAATTCTCTTGAATCGCGTGCATTCTGAGTCTTGTCGAATTGAACTccttttgtatttcattgaacTGTGCAATCAATCCTACAAAGTTGTCCTGTGAATCTTTAAGAGATTGTTTTGTTTGGGCAAGTTCGTGTTTGAGAACAGCCGAATAGTCCATCAAATTACGAAGGGCCGAATTTCTGACGTTGTAGAACGGAAGTTCCTTCAGATGTTGTTTTTGTTGGTAATACTCTTGGATCCTGTATTTACCACGTACCTGGttcgattttgatttctgtgCTCTGTGAAAGGTGCAGGTTCTGGCGAAGTGTCCAGGCATGCGACATCTGAAGCAAGTGTTGTTGAACCAGGGTCTATGTTGTTTGGAATTTTGGTGAAAGGTCCAAGACATCCAAGCTGGCCGAAATCGATAAGTGTCCATCGTCGTAGGGGAACTCGCTTGCTGTTTAGGTACGGGATCTAGCTACTGCAAGGTATATGTAGCAGCCCCGGGCGTTGTAATTACCCTTAGGATTCATCCACCaattgtgaccgcgtagatttcaCGGTGCTAGGGAATCCGTCTGGAGCTGTATGTCCGCCGTGTGCAGTACGGacggggtgagggaatgttggcgtcgAAGGTATAAGTATACAGAATAAGGttgaggcgcgctgtgggccgtaaggtaaaaacgaagggtaggtttgccgtattcccaaaggtccaccagtatacagttccagagaaataaaccaattgatgaaggattccgtatttattatcaatcgaatttaaaagatgaataataacaaacaaacaagcgACACAGACGGAAGTGGCCGGTATAATGCGTCAGGCCTCCGAACTGAAGATTGACAAATACGATTCAGTATATATAAGAATCTAAACAATGAGTAAAGGTGACAATTTGATGACATCAAATGAATTGAGTGAAAGATTCACAGGTAATTAGAttaactcaatgagtctttgatggcCAAGACATGAAAGGCATATAATTACGCAATGTTGTTTCAAGAGATTAGCAGTTCTTGGGAGAAACATCTGTCTGATTTgtaataacaattaaataaagaGTCTGCCGAGTGTCAATGGCTAATTcactttgtaaacattaaattctaagaatatatgacaaaataaatgttgtaTTTGAAAAGTAAAGTCCGAAATACAGATAATTATAGAACAGTCAATTTTGCACTGTGATATCCTCCTCACTACGGTGCAACACGATCCCATTACAATCGCTATCATTGTTGAAATATGTGTCAATCTTCACAGTTTCTAAAACGCTGACATTGACAAAGAAAATGCCAACCATCAATTTATTCTGGTTCTTGGCGGGCCTTTGCGACTGTGCATAATGTGGACTGGACAACAGTCAGAACATCACGGATCCCAATCGGGACGGTACAGCTGTAACGAAACAGCTGGAGTGTTTGTACTTCAACTCAACTGCTGGTTCTGTTCCCTGACAGGATCGCAGGATCCGAGTTCTACTACATGTATGATACgaacataattataaacaattgGTTTGTTGTATATGTTTATAAGGGTTGATTTTGTTATTTAGTGCTTTGAAAAGTGTTATAAATGATCGTATAATGTGTGTGTTATGATTATCTCTTCTATGATTATGATTACTAATAAAGGCTAATTTTTGTGGAAATGTTGTCTTGTTTCTTACTTATGTAAGTATCGTCTTATTCAACTTTTCGTTCAAGCTAAGATACCACTAAGTCCAAGAGTAGTTTCACAAACAGTTTTTATTCACGGCGTGATcgtataattttacaaaattataaactCAATTCGTACAGCACACGTCTCTATATGATAATGTAAGagaaatatctaaattaaaatcCAAAATCAAGAAATCTCAGATTTCAAATCTGCAGGGGATTATATACCTTATGACCGACAGTTTTGATTGGCTCTGTCCACCTGTGATTTTCATAAGTGAACAGTAATGGGTAAAATTCTGAAGTTATAAGTTACTTCTATATACAGTAACAAATCTCTtaaaactgtccatcataaaGTCTGGGGACGCCAGTTCTTAGTCTCTCGTGGCCTACGTGCCACATTGAAAGGTCATGTATAGAAACATACATGAGTATATGGCTTTAAAGGTTACAAATGTTGTTAAGCAGGTAATGCATGACTATTTATACAGTATCAGAGCTATCGATGCAGACACTGGAACACCAAATATGACAACCAACTTGCttataaactttaaatttgGATATTGTTGTGCCC encodes:
- the LOC128171809 gene encoding uncharacterized protein LOC128171809; this translates as MATTVQTLASVSLLIHTVLFMSLNLYIYFRSQSLSREYKQETEVLDLLTKNCRTNEEPFELEREIEKFIEVSAVKDHAKKRQVSPLEMMMADLLKAQELVLEQHCINNTRLCVYGEKGDIGTSGVKGIMGEKGDPGPQPQQGTSGLPGSKGDHGLPGEKGDLGLRGDMGPVGEKGDIGNKGPKGNSGSIGNKGNPGDPGPSGENGTSGTSGLPGDQGEPGEAGIKGVTGPKGSPGLPGDKGDAGPRGPPGKGLDPKCLCKAPKHRNNVIQSGILDRIRMTCPTGNGTLVNVTWTKDGSSQLPVRMPREGNHLILPEVYPSDVGVYRCNAYVVDETGKTVTVQGSFDLQVTSGDDPLDCDFEKDLCSWTQGRGDDFDLARYQGNTLTAMTGPSSDHTIGGSPGGYYMYLESSDHQKKDEGILVSSDFTNSVEPECLTFWYHMYGRDTDSLSVILQGASNSTLWNKYGDQGNDWQRAVVEIPTSPTRHKIILEFTQGVSYHGDIAIDDIIVLHGPCKKFNKSPQ